The following are encoded together in the Cyanobacterium aponinum PCC 10605 genome:
- a CDS encoding thermonuclease family protein, whose product MIKNLLVISLLIIFLFGCNSSHKFGGINAQINRVISGQTIEIFVDKKNVSFRLMGLRIPSNINYDKKLAQQHLIQLLTSNYHYPLNSVIVKVETKLNQKDKYGRLTGYVWLNNQLINRKVLEGGWAIASLEYTDGKYDRDLLQGEEYARIMGNGIWKINH is encoded by the coding sequence ATGATTAAAAATCTTTTGGTAATATCTCTGTTAATTATTTTCTTATTTGGTTGTAATTCTTCCCATAAATTTGGCGGTATAAATGCACAAATAAATAGAGTCATAAGTGGACAAACCATAGAAATTTTTGTTGATAAAAAAAACGTTTCTTTTAGGTTAATGGGGTTAAGAATACCATCAAATATTAATTATGATAAAAAGTTAGCTCAACAGCATTTAATTCAATTATTGACCAGTAATTATCATTATCCGCTTAATTCAGTAATTGTCAAAGTTGAAACAAAATTAAATCAAAAAGATAAATATGGACGTTTGACAGGGTATGTTTGGTTAAATAATCAATTGATTAATCGCAAAGTTTTAGAGGGAGGATGGGCGATCGCATCTTTAGAATACACTGATGGAAAGTACGATCGAGATTTATTGCAAGGAGAAGAATACGCTCGAATTATGGGGAATGGAATCTGGAAAATTAATCATTGA
- the rpsU gene encoding 30S ribosomal protein S21 translates to MTQVVVGQNENIESALRRFKRQVSKAGIFADIKRLRHYETPIEKKKRKAVARRKKRFR, encoded by the coding sequence ATGACCCAAGTGGTTGTGGGACAAAATGAAAATATAGAATCAGCTTTACGTCGTTTTAAAAGACAAGTTTCCAAAGCGGGTATATTCGCTGATATTAAGCGTTTACGTCACTATGAAACCCCCATTGAGAAGAAAAAACGCAAAGCCGTTGCTCGTCGCAAAAAACGTTTTCGTTAA
- the petB gene encoding cytochrome b6, with translation MFTKQVTDSPVYKWFNDRLEIEAISDDISSKYVPPHVNIFYCLGGITLTCFLIQFATGFAMTFYYKPTVTEAFSSVQFIMNEVNFGWLIRSIHRWSASMMVLMLILHVFRVYLTGGFKKPRELTWIVGVTMAVITVSFGVTGYSLPWDQVGYWAVKIVSGVPAAIPVVGDQMVELLRGGASVGQATLTRFYTIHTFVLPWLMAVFMLLHFLLIRKQGISGPL, from the coding sequence ATGTTTACTAAACAAGTAACCGATTCACCTGTTTATAAATGGTTTAATGATCGTTTAGAAATCGAAGCGATCTCCGATGACATTAGCAGTAAGTATGTTCCCCCTCATGTAAATATCTTTTACTGTCTTGGTGGAATCACTTTAACTTGCTTTTTAATTCAGTTTGCCACTGGGTTTGCCATGACTTTCTACTACAAACCCACTGTTACCGAAGCGTTTTCTTCTGTTCAATTCATCATGAATGAAGTTAACTTCGGTTGGTTAATTCGTTCTATCCATCGCTGGTCTGCTAGTATGATGGTCTTAATGTTAATTCTCCACGTTTTCCGTGTTTATTTGACTGGTGGTTTCAAAAAACCTCGTGAGTTAACTTGGATTGTGGGTGTAACCATGGCAGTTATCACCGTTTCCTTTGGTGTTACTGGCTATTCTTTACCTTGGGACCAAGTAGGTTATTGGGCGGTTAAAATCGTTTCTGGTGTACCTGCGGCGATTCCTGTAGTGGGAGATCAAATGGTAGAACTGTTGAGAGGTGGTGCGAGTGTTGGTCAAGCAACTTTAACTCGTTTCTATACTATTCACACTTTCGTTTTACCTTGGTTAATGGCAGTGTTTATGTTATTACACTTCCTCTTAATTCGTAAGCAAGGTATTTCTGGTCCTTTGTAA
- the petD gene encoding cytochrome b6-f complex subunit IV, producing the protein MSNPNSQLIKKPDLNDPKLRAKLAQNMGHHYYGEIAWPNDILYMFPVCILGALGLIVGLAILDPAMIGEPADPFATPLEILPEWYLYPVFQILRILPNKLLGIACQAAIPLGLMLVPFIESVNKFQNPFRRPIAMTVFLFGTLVTLWLGAGSVFPIDKSLTLGLF; encoded by the coding sequence ATGTCTAATCCTAATTCTCAGTTAATTAAAAAGCCAGATCTTAATGATCCTAAATTGAGAGCAAAATTGGCTCAAAATATGGGACATCATTACTACGGTGAGATTGCGTGGCCTAACGATATTCTTTATATGTTCCCTGTATGTATTTTGGGTGCATTAGGTTTAATTGTTGGTTTAGCAATTTTAGATCCTGCTATGATTGGTGAACCTGCTGATCCTTTCGCAACTCCTTTGGAAATTTTACCTGAATGGTATTTATATCCTGTATTCCAAATTTTGCGTATTTTACCTAACAAACTTTTAGGTATTGCTTGTCAAGCGGCTATTCCTTTAGGTTTAATGCTTGTTCCTTTCATTGAAAGCGTTAATAAGTTCCAAAATCCTTTCCGTCGTCCTATTGCGATGACTGTATTTTTATTCGGTACTTTAGTTACCCTTTGGTTAGGTGCTGGTTCTGTATTCCCCATTGATAAGTCTTTAACTTTAGGTTTATTCTAA
- a CDS encoding class I SAM-dependent methyltransferase — protein sequence MTISATSPETTLSTKIINGLLAIKPLAEFAKNRARNMIIKRAYSIGVNWQENINSLQNHDWEQEINSLTNANISYPEYYLNSFHAYEKGNLQWEAAWELESAAYSVHSTIYSKTPQKEGDRTLRNNYHQVLKEKLAITPQNILDIGCGVGLSTFALKEQYPESKISGLDLSPYFLAVANYQSRQKNQNIQWLHSQAEKTNLPSNSHDLVSAFLIFHELPQLAAKNIIQEAHRVLKTGGYFSMMDMNPQSEVYKKMPRYVFTLLKSTEPYLDEYFSLNMESVFLDAGFEKPSIIPISIRHRTIIARKR from the coding sequence ATGACTATTAGTGCTACCTCTCCAGAAACGACCCTAAGTACGAAAATCATTAATGGTTTATTAGCTATAAAACCTCTGGCAGAATTTGCCAAAAACAGAGCTAGAAACATGATTATCAAACGGGCTTATTCCATTGGGGTAAACTGGCAAGAAAATATCAATTCCTTACAAAATCACGATTGGGAACAAGAAATAAATTCCTTAACCAACGCTAATATAAGTTACCCAGAATACTATCTTAACTCTTTCCATGCCTACGAAAAAGGAAATCTGCAATGGGAAGCGGCTTGGGAATTAGAGTCTGCGGCTTATAGCGTTCATTCTACCATCTATAGTAAAACTCCTCAAAAAGAGGGCGATCGCACCCTCAGAAATAACTATCATCAAGTATTAAAAGAAAAGTTAGCTATTACCCCTCAAAATATTCTTGATATTGGTTGTGGAGTAGGTTTAAGTACCTTTGCATTAAAAGAGCAGTATCCAGAAAGTAAAATTTCAGGATTAGACTTATCTCCCTACTTTCTTGCCGTTGCCAACTATCAAAGCCGACAAAAAAATCAAAATATTCAATGGTTACACTCTCAGGCTGAAAAAACAAATCTTCCCTCAAACTCCCATGATTTAGTCTCCGCCTTTTTAATTTTCCATGAATTGCCCCAACTAGCCGCAAAAAACATCATCCAAGAAGCCCATAGAGTCTTAAAAACAGGGGGATACTTTTCCATGATGGACATGAATCCCCAATCAGAAGTTTATAAAAAAATGCCTCGTTATGTGTTCACCCTTTTGAAAAGCACTGAACCTTATTTAGACGAATATTTTAGCTTGAATATGGAATCAGTTTTTCTCGATGCTGGATTTGAAAAACCCTCCATTATTCCCATTAGTATTCGTCATCGTACAATTATTGCCCGAAAGAGATAA
- the fba gene encoding class II fructose-bisphosphate aldolase (catalyzes the reversible aldol condensation of dihydroxyacetonephosphate and glyceraldehyde 3-phosphate in the Calvin cycle, glycolysis, and/or gluconeogenesis), with amino-acid sequence MALVPMRLLLDHAAENDYGIPAFNVNNLEQILAIMNAANETDSPVILQASRGARSYAGENFLRHLILAAVETYPHIPVAMHQDHGNSPATCYSAIRNGFTSVMMDGSLQEDAKTPSSFDYNVSVTAEVVKVAHSVGASVEGELGCLGSLETGMGEAEDGHGFEGKLDHSQLLTDPDEAVEFVERTQVDALAVAIGTSHGAYKFTRKPTGEILAISRIEEIHAKLPNTHLVMHGSSSVPQEWLEMINQYGGQIRETYGVPVEEIQKGIKSGVRKVNIDTDNRLAITAAIREAAAKDPSNFDPRHFMKPSMKYMKQVCADRYQQFWTAGNASKIKQISLDEFAAKYAKGELSAKTTVAV; translated from the coding sequence ATGGCTTTAGTCCCCATGCGGTTATTGTTAGACCACGCCGCCGAGAATGATTACGGTATCCCTGCATTTAACGTTAATAACTTAGAGCAAATCTTAGCCATTATGAATGCGGCTAATGAAACTGATAGTCCCGTTATCTTACAGGCTTCTCGTGGTGCTCGTTCTTATGCTGGAGAAAACTTCCTCCGTCATTTAATCTTAGCGGCTGTGGAAACCTATCCTCATATTCCCGTTGCTATGCACCAAGATCATGGTAACAGCCCTGCAACTTGTTATAGTGCTATTCGTAATGGTTTCACCAGCGTAATGATGGATGGTTCATTGCAAGAAGATGCTAAAACCCCTTCTAGCTTCGATTATAACGTTAGTGTTACTGCAGAAGTAGTTAAAGTTGCTCACTCCGTTGGCGCAAGTGTTGAAGGTGAATTAGGTTGCTTAGGTTCTCTAGAAACTGGTATGGGTGAAGCGGAAGACGGTCACGGTTTTGAAGGTAAATTAGATCATTCTCAACTTTTAACTGATCCTGATGAAGCTGTTGAATTCGTAGAACGTACTCAAGTTGACGCTTTAGCTGTTGCTATTGGTACTAGCCATGGTGCGTACAAATTTACCCGTAAACCTACTGGTGAAATCTTAGCTATTAGCCGTATCGAAGAAATCCATGCTAAATTACCCAACACTCACTTAGTAATGCACGGTTCTTCTTCTGTACCTCAAGAATGGTTAGAAATGATTAACCAATATGGTGGTCAAATCCGTGAAACCTATGGTGTACCTGTAGAGGAAATCCAAAAAGGTATTAAGAGTGGTGTTCGCAAAGTAAATATTGATACTGACAACCGTTTAGCTATTACCGCCGCTATTCGTGAAGCTGCTGCTAAAGATCCTTCTAACTTCGATCCTCGTCACTTCATGAAACCTTCTATGAAGTACATGAAACAAGTTTGTGCAGATCGTTATCAACAATTCTGGACTGCTGGTAATGCTAGTAAGATCAAGCAAATCAGCTTAGATGAATTTGCCGCTAAATATGCTAAAGGTGAATTATCTGCTAAAACCACTGTTGCGGTTTAA
- a CDS encoding Spy/CpxP family protein refolding chaperone: MNNLIRHSLIFVTIAGFGFTGNASASNYEQNLNVNSRLSVSTESSQIVAQKRWGDDDKEYKGEKLIERLNLTAEQRNQMTQIRNKYQPQFNSLREQIRTERNTLSQMMRNNQNESQLRSQHQKIVTLDQQIHNLRFESMLEMRAVLTPEQRQEWANMMADRKMSRQGQNR; this comes from the coding sequence ATGAATAATTTAATTCGTCATTCCTTGATTTTTGTTACTATAGCTGGTTTTGGTTTTACTGGCAATGCTTCGGCTTCTAATTATGAACAGAATCTTAATGTAAATTCTCGTTTAAGTGTTTCCACTGAGTCTTCCCAAATTGTTGCCCAAAAGAGATGGGGTGATGATGATAAAGAATATAAGGGAGAAAAATTAATCGAAAGATTGAACTTGACTGCTGAACAACGAAATCAAATGACTCAGATACGTAATAAGTATCAACCTCAGTTTAATAGTTTAAGAGAACAAATTCGCACTGAAAGAAATACTCTTAGTCAAATGATGCGTAATAATCAAAATGAGTCTCAATTGCGATCGCAGCATCAAAAAATAGTTACCCTAGATCAACAAATTCATAATTTGAGATTTGAAAGTATGTTAGAAATGAGGGCCGTATTAACCCCTGAACAAAGACAAGAATGGGCAAACATGATGGCGGACAGAAAGATGTCTCGTCAAGGACAAAATCGCTAA